One genomic window of Syntrophorhabdaceae bacterium includes the following:
- a CDS encoding chemotaxis protein CheW has protein sequence MNSTKQYLTFQLGDEVFAIDVANVREILEFTRVTQVPRAPDFMRGVINLRGSVVPVVDMRQKFDMDRTEKTINTCIVVVEITCGSENIVMGALVDSVQEVFELEAANIEPAPRMGTHVRADFIKGMGKRDDCFIIILDTSKVFSSDEFADLSDAKVANE, from the coding sequence ATGAACAGTACAAAGCAGTATCTGACATTTCAACTGGGCGATGAGGTCTTTGCAATAGATGTCGCAAACGTCCGGGAAATCCTTGAGTTTACCAGGGTTACCCAGGTGCCGAGGGCGCCGGACTTCATGCGGGGTGTCATCAACCTCCGGGGAAGCGTTGTCCCCGTGGTGGACATGAGGCAGAAATTTGACATGGACAGGACGGAAAAGACTATCAATACCTGCATAGTGGTGGTGGAGATTACCTGCGGCAGTGAGAACATCGTCATGGGAGCCCTCGTTGACTCCGTGCAGGAGGTGTTCGAACTCGAGGCGGCCAACATAGAGCCTGCACCCAGGATGGGCACGCACGTGCGGGCCGATTTCATAAAGGGCATGGGAAAAAGGGATGATTGCTTCATTATTATCCTTGATACCTCAAAGGTGTTTTCCAGTGATGAGTTCGCCGACCTGTCGGACGCAAAGGTTGCGAACGAGTAG